The following proteins are encoded in a genomic region of Streptomyces sp. SLBN-31:
- a CDS encoding pitrilysin family protein, whose amino-acid sequence MPMGHTATDQAGTGGLTATEHRLANGLRVVLSEDHLTPVAAVCLWYDVGSRHEVKGRTGLAHLFEHLMFQGSGQVKGNGHFELVQGAGGSLNGTTSFERTNYFETMPAHQLELALWLEADRMGSLLAALDDESMENQRDVVKNERRQRYDNVPYGTAFEKLTALAYPEGHPYHHTPIGSMADLDAATLEDARAFFRTYYAPNNAVLSVVGDIDPEQTLAWIEKYFGSIPGHDGKPAPRDGMLPDVIGEQLREVVEEEVPARALMAAYRLPHDGTRECDAADLALTVLGSGESSRLYNRLVRRDRTAVAAGFGLLRLAGAPSLGWLDVKTSGDVEVPVIEAAIDEELARFAAEGPTSEEMERAQAQLEREWLDRLGTVAGRADELCRFAVLFGDPQLALTAVQRVLEITPQEVQEIAKARLRPDNRAVLVYEPVSGQVAEDVDPPEDPEAEATVEAGDKNEEAAK is encoded by the coding sequence ATGCCCATGGGTCACACGGCCACAGACCAGGCAGGCACCGGGGGCCTGACAGCGACCGAGCACCGCCTGGCCAACGGCCTGCGCGTGGTGCTCTCCGAGGACCACCTGACCCCGGTCGCGGCGGTGTGCCTCTGGTACGACGTCGGCTCGCGCCACGAAGTCAAGGGCCGGACCGGCCTGGCTCACCTCTTCGAGCATCTGATGTTCCAGGGTTCGGGGCAGGTCAAGGGCAACGGCCACTTCGAGCTGGTGCAGGGCGCCGGCGGCTCGCTCAACGGCACCACCAGCTTCGAGCGGACCAACTACTTCGAGACCATGCCCGCCCACCAGCTGGAGCTCGCCCTCTGGCTGGAGGCCGACCGCATGGGCTCCCTGCTGGCCGCCCTGGACGACGAGTCCATGGAGAACCAGCGGGACGTCGTCAAGAACGAACGCCGGCAGCGCTACGACAACGTCCCGTACGGCACCGCCTTCGAGAAGCTGACCGCCCTCGCCTACCCGGAGGGCCACCCCTACCACCACACGCCGATCGGTTCGATGGCCGACCTTGACGCGGCGACCCTGGAGGACGCGCGCGCGTTCTTCCGCACCTACTACGCGCCCAACAACGCCGTTCTGTCGGTCGTCGGCGACATCGACCCCGAGCAGACGCTCGCCTGGATCGAGAAGTACTTCGGCTCCATCCCCGGGCACGACGGCAAGCCCGCGCCCCGCGACGGCATGCTCCCCGACGTCATCGGCGAGCAGCTGCGGGAGGTCGTCGAGGAGGAGGTGCCGGCGCGCGCCCTGATGGCCGCCTACCGGCTGCCGCACGACGGCACGCGCGAGTGCGACGCCGCCGACCTGGCGCTCACGGTCCTCGGCAGCGGCGAGTCCTCCCGCCTGTACAACCGGCTCGTGCGGCGCGACCGTACGGCCGTTGCGGCCGGCTTCGGACTGCTGCGCCTGGCCGGGGCGCCCTCGCTGGGCTGGCTGGACGTGAAGACCTCCGGCGACGTCGAGGTGCCGGTCATCGAGGCCGCCATCGACGAGGAGCTCGCCCGGTTCGCCGCCGAGGGCCCCACGAGCGAGGAGATGGAGCGCGCCCAGGCCCAGTTGGAGCGCGAGTGGCTGGACCGGCTCGGCACGGTCGCGGGCCGCGCCGACGAACTGTGCCGCTTCGCCGTCCTGTTCGGCGACCCGCAGCTCGCCCTGACCGCCGTCCAGCGCGTCCTGGAGATCACCCCCCAGGAGGTCCAGGAGATCGCCAAGGCCCGCCTGCGGCCGGACAACCGGGCGGTGCTCGTCTACGAACCCGTCTCCGGACAGGTCGCCGAGGACGTCGATCCCCCCGAAGACCCCGAGGCCGAGGCCACGGTCGAAGCCGGCGACAAGAACGAGGAGGCGGCCAAGTGA
- a CDS encoding M23 family metallopeptidase: MAFMCATGKHRRPSRIKRSTAQVAGVAALATTGVIGALAAPALAADNSVDAVEQTGFTPVIMIGDSIAEKIDAQAEAQKQAAEEAARKQAAEEAARKKAEALAKKEREAKERAAREAERKRLNSFVAPISNSYVSTGYKASSSLWSSGSHTGIDFHAASGTSVHAVGYGTVVQTGWGGAYGNQIVIRMNDGTYTQYGHLSSIGVSVGQKVVTGQQIGLSGSTGNTTGPHLHFEARTTPEYGSDIDPVAYLRSHGVNV; encoded by the coding sequence ATGGCGTTCATGTGCGCCACCGGGAAGCACCGTCGTCCCAGCCGGATCAAGCGTTCCACCGCCCAGGTCGCCGGAGTCGCGGCCCTCGCCACCACCGGTGTGATCGGTGCTCTCGCGGCCCCCGCGCTCGCCGCCGACAACTCCGTCGACGCCGTCGAGCAGACCGGCTTCACCCCCGTCATCATGATCGGCGACTCGATCGCCGAGAAGATCGACGCGCAGGCCGAGGCCCAGAAGCAGGCCGCCGAGGAGGCCGCTCGCAAGCAGGCCGCCGAGGAGGCCGCGCGCAAGAAGGCCGAGGCGCTCGCCAAGAAGGAGCGCGAGGCCAAGGAGCGCGCCGCCCGTGAGGCCGAGCGCAAGCGCCTGAACTCCTTCGTCGCGCCCATCTCCAACTCGTACGTCTCCACCGGCTACAAGGCCAGCAGCTCCCTGTGGTCCTCCGGCAGCCACACCGGCATCGACTTCCACGCCGCGAGCGGCACGTCCGTCCACGCGGTCGGCTACGGCACGGTCGTCCAGACCGGCTGGGGCGGGGCGTACGGCAACCAGATCGTGATCAGGATGAACGACGGGACGTACACCCAGTACGGCCACCTGTCGTCCATCGGCGTCTCGGTCGGCCAGAAGGTCGTCACCGGCCAGCAGATCGGTCTCTCCGGTTCCACCGGCAACACCACCGGACCGCACCTGCACTTCGAGGCCCGTACGACCCCCGAGTACGGCTCGGACATCGACCCCGTCGCGTACCTGCGCTCGCACGGCGTGAACGTCTAG
- a CDS encoding pitrilysin family protein, whose amino-acid sequence MSELATMEFHPQPQAGEARPWAFPAPTRGALDNGLTVLRCHRPGQQVVAVEVLLDAPLEAEPAGFDGVATIMARAFSEGTDKHSAEEFAAELERCGATLDAHADHPGVRLSLEVPASRLAKALGLLADALRAPAFADGEVERLVRNRLDEIPHELANPSRRAAKELSKELFPATSRMSRPRQGTEETVEKIDAAAVRAFYDRHVRPATAAAVVVGDLTGIDLDALLGETLGAWTGSRAEPRPVPPVTADDTGRVIIVDRPGAVQTQLLIGRVGADRHDRVWPAQVLGTYCLGGTLTSRLDRVLREEKGYTYGVRAFGQVLRSAADGTGASMLAISGSVDTPNTGPALDDLWRVLRTLAEGGLTDAEVDVAVQNLVGVAPLKYETAAAVASTLADQVEQHLPDDYQATLYQQLAATGTVEATAAVVNAFPVDRLVTVLVGDAAQIKEPVEALGIGEVTVVSAE is encoded by the coding sequence GTGAGCGAGCTCGCCACGATGGAGTTCCACCCGCAGCCCCAGGCCGGCGAGGCCAGGCCCTGGGCGTTCCCCGCGCCCACGCGCGGGGCGCTCGACAACGGCCTGACCGTGCTGCGCTGCCACCGCCCCGGACAGCAGGTCGTCGCCGTCGAGGTGCTCCTGGACGCACCTCTGGAGGCCGAGCCGGCCGGCTTCGACGGCGTCGCCACGATCATGGCGCGTGCCTTCTCCGAGGGCACCGACAAGCACTCCGCCGAGGAGTTCGCCGCCGAGCTGGAGCGCTGCGGCGCCACCCTCGACGCGCACGCCGACCACCCCGGCGTCCGCCTCAGCCTCGAAGTGCCGGCCTCCCGTCTGGCCAAGGCGCTCGGCCTGCTCGCCGACGCCCTCAGGGCGCCCGCGTTCGCCGACGGCGAGGTGGAGCGGCTGGTCCGCAACCGCCTGGACGAGATCCCGCACGAGCTGGCCAACCCCTCCCGCCGGGCGGCGAAGGAGCTCTCGAAGGAGCTGTTCCCGGCGACCTCGCGCATGTCCCGCCCGCGGCAGGGCACCGAGGAGACCGTCGAGAAGATCGACGCGGCCGCCGTACGCGCCTTCTACGACCGTCACGTCCGGCCCGCGACGGCCGCCGCGGTCGTCGTCGGCGACCTCACCGGCATCGACCTGGACGCCCTGCTCGGCGAGACCCTGGGCGCCTGGACGGGCTCCAGGGCCGAGCCCCGTCCCGTGCCGCCGGTGACCGCCGACGACACCGGGCGCGTGATCATCGTGGACCGTCCCGGGGCCGTCCAGACGCAGCTGCTCATCGGCCGCGTCGGCGCCGACCGCCACGACCGCGTGTGGCCGGCGCAGGTGCTCGGCACGTACTGCCTGGGCGGCACGCTCACCTCCCGCCTGGACCGCGTCCTGCGCGAGGAGAAGGGCTACACCTACGGTGTGCGCGCGTTCGGGCAGGTCCTCAGGTCCGCCGCGGACGGCACGGGCGCGTCGATGCTCGCCATCAGCGGCTCCGTCGACACCCCGAACACCGGCCCGGCGCTCGACGACCTCTGGAGGGTGCTGCGCACGCTCGCCGAGGGCGGCCTCACCGACGCCGAGGTCGACGTCGCCGTGCAGAACCTGGTGGGCGTGGCACCGCTGAAGTACGAGACCGCGGCGGCTGTCGCGAGCACCCTGGCCGACCAGGTCGAGCAGCACCTGCCCGACGACTACCAGGCGACGCTGTATCAGCAGCTGGCCGCGACCGGCACGGTGGAGGCCACCGCGGCGGTCGTGAACGCGTTCCCGGTGGACCGTCTGGTGACCGTCCTCGTCGGTGACGCGGCGCAGATCAAGGAGCCGGTGGAGGCGCTCGGCATCGGTGAAGTGACCGTGGTTTCCGCCGAGTAG
- a CDS encoding bifunctional GNAT family N-acetyltransferase/acetate--CoA ligase family protein, with product MQTTPDRHEYPAHWEADVVLRDGGTARIRPITVDDADRLVSFYEQVSDESKYYRFFAPYPRLSAKDVHRFTHHDFVDRVGLAATVGGEFIATVRYDRIGADGTPASAPADEAEVAFLVQDAHQGRGVASALLEHIAAVARERDIRRFAAEVLPANTKMIKVFTDAGYTQKRHFEDGVVRLEFDLEPTDRSLAVQRAREQRAEGRSVRRLLAPGSVAVVGAGRAPGGVGRSVLDNIRDAGYAGRLYAVNGAFPEDLKELDGVPAHRSVRDIDGPVDLAVVAVPADHVPQVVTECGEHGVQGLVVISAGYAESGPEGRERQRELVRQARTYGMRLIGPNAFGVINTSEQVRLNASLAPQMPRPGRIGLFAQSGAIGIALLSRLHRRGGGVTGVTGVSTFVSSGNRADVSGNDLIQYWYDDPDTDVVLMYLESIGNPRKFTRLARRTAAAKPLVVVQGAGSAPQGHAVRATRLPHATVSALLRQAGVIRVDTITELVDAGLLLARQPLPAGPRVAILGNSESLGLLTYDACLAEDLRPQRPLDLTTEASAADFHTALLHALEDDSCDAVVVTAIPAIGEVSPGDAELAEALRSAAQAVPGKPVLVVHVELGGLAQALSAAASTAPQTGSSTPSGARLRPSQMLPPTTQAAPAASAPAESRLIPAYPAAERAVRALAEAVNYARWRREAVEPGRVPEYEDIDEKGAAEQIDGLLARGQGLTLGTEETHQLLGRYGIDVRRAVPAFTPDDAVRAADGIGYPVALKATAPHLRHRADLGGVRLDLADEEQLRRAYAELTELFGEPEELRPVVQAMAPRGVDTIVRAVIDPAAGAVVSFGLAGPASQLLGDMAHRLVPVTDREAASLVRSIRTAPLLFGWRGSTPVDTPALEELLLRVSRLVDDHPEVVAVSLEPVVVAPRGLSVLGASVRLAPPPARDDLGPRTLPVY from the coding sequence ATGCAGACCACGCCGGACCGGCACGAGTACCCCGCCCATTGGGAGGCCGACGTGGTGCTGCGCGACGGCGGCACCGCGCGCATCCGCCCCATCACCGTCGATGACGCAGATCGCCTGGTCAGCTTCTACGAGCAGGTCTCGGACGAGTCGAAGTACTACCGCTTCTTCGCGCCCTACCCTCGCCTGTCCGCCAAGGACGTCCACCGCTTCACGCACCACGACTTTGTGGACCGGGTGGGACTCGCGGCCACGGTCGGCGGCGAGTTCATCGCCACCGTACGCTATGACCGCATCGGCGCCGACGGAACGCCCGCGTCCGCGCCCGCCGACGAGGCCGAGGTGGCCTTCCTCGTCCAGGACGCCCACCAGGGCCGCGGCGTCGCCTCCGCCCTCCTCGAACACATCGCCGCCGTCGCCCGTGAGCGGGACATCCGCCGCTTCGCCGCCGAGGTGCTGCCCGCCAACACCAAGATGATCAAGGTGTTCACGGACGCCGGGTACACCCAGAAGCGCCACTTCGAGGACGGCGTCGTCCGCCTGGAGTTCGACCTCGAACCCACCGACCGCTCCCTCGCCGTGCAACGCGCGCGTGAGCAGCGCGCCGAGGGGCGTTCCGTACGGCGGCTGCTGGCACCCGGCTCCGTCGCCGTCGTCGGCGCCGGCCGCGCCCCCGGGGGAGTGGGCCGCAGCGTTCTCGACAACATCCGGGACGCCGGCTACGCGGGGCGCCTGTACGCCGTCAACGGCGCCTTCCCCGAGGACCTCAAGGAACTCGACGGTGTCCCCGCCCACCGCTCCGTGCGGGACATCGACGGCCCCGTCGACCTCGCCGTCGTCGCCGTTCCCGCCGACCACGTCCCCCAGGTCGTCACCGAGTGCGGCGAGCACGGCGTCCAGGGACTCGTCGTGATCTCCGCCGGGTACGCCGAGAGCGGCCCCGAGGGACGCGAGCGCCAGCGCGAACTCGTCCGGCAAGCGCGCACGTACGGCATGCGGCTCATCGGCCCGAACGCCTTCGGCGTCATCAACACCTCCGAGCAGGTACGGCTCAACGCCTCCCTCGCCCCCCAGATGCCCCGCCCCGGCCGCATCGGCCTGTTCGCCCAGTCCGGCGCCATCGGCATCGCCCTGCTCTCCCGGCTGCACCGACGCGGCGGCGGCGTCACCGGCGTCACCGGCGTGTCCACCTTCGTCTCCTCCGGCAACCGCGCCGACGTCTCCGGCAACGACCTCATCCAGTACTGGTACGACGACCCGGACACCGACGTCGTCCTGATGTACCTGGAGTCCATCGGCAACCCCCGCAAGTTCACCCGCCTCGCCCGGCGCACGGCGGCCGCCAAGCCGCTGGTCGTCGTGCAGGGTGCCGGTTCGGCACCGCAGGGCCACGCCGTACGCGCCACCCGGCTGCCGCACGCCACGGTCTCCGCGCTGCTCAGGCAGGCCGGCGTCATCCGCGTCGACACGATCACCGAACTGGTCGACGCCGGACTGCTGCTCGCCCGCCAGCCGCTGCCGGCCGGACCCCGGGTGGCGATCCTGGGCAACTCCGAGTCGCTCGGGCTGCTCACCTACGACGCCTGCCTCGCCGAGGACCTGAGGCCGCAGCGGCCGTTGGACCTGACCACCGAGGCCTCCGCCGCGGACTTCCACACGGCACTGCTGCACGCGCTGGAGGACGACTCCTGCGACGCGGTCGTGGTGACGGCGATCCCGGCCATCGGGGAGGTCTCGCCCGGCGACGCGGAACTGGCCGAGGCGCTGCGGTCGGCCGCCCAGGCCGTCCCCGGCAAGCCCGTGCTGGTGGTCCACGTGGAGCTCGGCGGGCTCGCGCAAGCCCTGTCCGCCGCGGCGAGCACCGCACCCCAGACCGGTTCGAGCACCCCCTCCGGCGCCCGGCTGCGCCCCTCGCAGATGCTGCCCCCCACGACCCAGGCGGCCCCCGCCGCGAGCGCCCCCGCGGAATCCCGCCTCATCCCCGCCTATCCCGCCGCCGAGCGCGCCGTACGGGCCCTCGCCGAAGCCGTGAACTACGCCCGGTGGCGGCGCGAGGCCGTCGAGCCCGGCAGGGTGCCCGAGTACGAGGACATCGACGAGAAGGGAGCCGCCGAGCAGATCGACGGCCTGCTCGCGCGCGGGCAGGGCCTCACCCTCGGCACCGAGGAGACCCACCAGCTCCTCGGGCGGTACGGCATCGACGTACGCAGGGCCGTCCCCGCCTTCACCCCGGACGACGCGGTCCGGGCCGCCGACGGCATCGGCTACCCCGTCGCCCTCAAGGCCACCGCCCCGCACCTGCGCCACCGCGCCGACCTCGGCGGCGTACGCCTCGATCTCGCGGACGAGGAACAACTGCGCCGCGCGTACGCCGAGTTGACGGAGCTGTTCGGCGAGCCGGAGGAGCTCCGGCCGGTGGTGCAGGCCATGGCGCCACGCGGCGTGGACACCATCGTGCGGGCCGTCATCGACCCGGCGGCCGGGGCCGTGGTCTCCTTCGGCCTGGCCGGACCGGCCTCCCAGCTGCTCGGCGACATGGCTCACCGGCTGGTCCCGGTCACCGACCGGGAGGCGGCCTCCCTGGTCCGGTCGATCCGGACGGCACCCCTGCTGTTCGGCTGGCGCGGCTCGACCCCCGTCGACACGCCTGCGCTGGAGGAACTGCTGCTGCGGGTGTCACGGCTGGTCGACGACCACCCCGAGGTCGTCGCGGTCAGTCTGGAGCCGGTCGTCGTCGCCCCCCGTGGCCTGAGCGTTCTCGGCGCCTCCGTCCGGCTGGCGCCCCCGCCCGCCCGGGACGACCTCGGCCCGCGCACGCTCCCCGTCTACTGA
- a CDS encoding GntR family transcriptional regulator — MRIPAHSVCTAIRDDIVAGVYERGGRLTEELLARRYGVSRVPVREALRTLEAEGFVVTRRHAGACVAEPTEQEAADLLEMRMLLEPLGASRAAQRRTEAHLKVLRGLVRLGQERARRGGSEDLRSLGGWFHETLAQASGSPALTSMLTQLRHKIAWMYAVDAPANPVESWAEHGAIVDAVARGDAERARAITSLHTERSTAAHRLRFGGGNGVRNSQHPVNMSSLRH; from the coding sequence ATGCGTATTCCGGCGCACTCGGTGTGCACGGCCATCCGGGACGACATCGTGGCGGGTGTCTACGAGCGTGGTGGCCGTCTCACCGAGGAACTCCTCGCCCGCCGTTACGGCGTCTCGCGCGTCCCCGTCCGCGAGGCCCTGCGCACCCTGGAGGCCGAGGGCTTCGTGGTGACCCGCCGGCACGCGGGCGCGTGCGTGGCGGAACCGACCGAGCAGGAGGCCGCCGACCTGCTGGAGATGCGCATGCTGCTGGAGCCGCTGGGTGCCTCCCGGGCCGCCCAGCGACGCACCGAGGCCCACCTCAAGGTCCTGCGCGGCCTGGTCAGGCTGGGCCAGGAGCGGGCCAGGAGGGGCGGCAGCGAGGATCTGCGCTCCCTGGGCGGCTGGTTCCACGAGACGCTCGCCCAGGCCTCCGGCAGCCCCGCCCTGACCTCGATGCTGACCCAGCTGCGCCACAAGATCGCCTGGATGTACGCGGTGGACGCGCCGGCCAACCCCGTGGAGTCCTGGGCGGAGCACGGCGCGATCGTCGACGCCGTGGCCCGGGGCGACGCCGAACGCGCGCGGGCGATCACAAGCCTGCACACCGAGCGCTCGACCGCCGCGCACCGGCTGCGGTTCGGCGGCGGGAACGGTGTGAGGAACTCGCAACATCCCGTAAACATGTCGAGCCTGCGGCATTAA
- a CDS encoding HPr family phosphocarrier protein, whose translation MAERRVNVGWAEGLHARPASIFVRAATAAGIPVTIAKADGNPVNAASMLAVLGLGAQGGEEIVLASDAEGADVALDRLAKLVSEGLEELPETV comes from the coding sequence ATGGCTGAGCGCCGCGTCAACGTCGGCTGGGCCGAGGGCCTCCACGCCCGCCCCGCTTCCATCTTCGTCCGGGCCGCCACGGCCGCAGGTATCCCGGTGACGATCGCCAAGGCCGACGGCAACCCCGTCAACGCGGCCTCCATGCTGGCCGTCCTGGGTCTGGGCGCCCAGGGTGGCGAGGAGATCGTCCTCGCCTCCGACGCCGAGGGCGCGGACGTCGCCCTCGACCGTCTGGCCAAGCTGGTCTCCGAGGGGCTCGAGGAGCTTCCCGAGACCGTCTGA